In a genomic window of Glycine max cultivar Williams 82 chromosome 13, Glycine_max_v4.0, whole genome shotgun sequence:
- the LOC100805987 gene encoding protein CUP-SHAPED COTYLEDON 2 has translation MDNSSYHHLDHTEAHLPPGFRFHPTDEELITYYLLKKVLDSTFTGRAIAEVDLNKSEPWELPEKAKMGEKEWYFFSLRDRKYPTGLRTNRATEAGYWKATGKDREIYSSKTCSLVGMKKTLVFYRGRAPKGEKSNWVMHEYRLEGKFAYHYLSRNSKDEWVISRVFQKSNTATNNGGSVMSASSNSKKTRMNSTTSLIHEPSSPSSVFLPPLLDTSPYTNTANFTDRHNGSYDSITKKEHVSCFSTIAAATTAVVSPNNFNNAGFDLSPSQPLATDPFARFQRNVDFSAFPSLRSLQDNLQFPFVFSTAAPPFSGGGSGDFLSWPVPEEQRLIDGVSNMPLGVSELDCMWSY, from the exons CCTACCACCACTTGGACCACACTGAAGCTCACTTGCCACCTGGTTTTCGGTTCCACCCTACAGATGAGGAGCTCATAACTTACTACCTTCTCAAGAAGGTTCTTGACAGCACCTTCACTGGTAGAGCCATAGCTGAAGTTGACCTCAACAAGAGTGAGCCATGGGAGCTTCCTG AGAAAGCTAAGATGGGAGAGAAAGAGTGGTACTTCTTCAGCTTACGTGACAGGAAGTACCCAACTGGGTTAAGAACCAATAGGGCTACTGAAGCTGGTTACTGGAAAGCGACTGGGAAAGATAGAGAGATTTATAGCTCAAAAACTTGTTCTTTGGTGGGGATGAAGAAAACCTTAGTTTTCTACCGTGGTAGAGCTCCAAAGGGAGAGAAAAGCAACTGGGTCATGCATGAGTATCGCCTTGAAGGCAAATTTGCTTACCACTACCTTTCTCGCAACTCCAAA GATGAGTGGGTCATATCACGTGTGTTTCAGAAGAGTAACACCGCCACCAACAATGGAGGCTCCGTCATGTCTGCTTCTAGTAACTCCAAGAAGACAAGAATGAACAGCACCACCTCTCTTATCCATGAACCAAGTTCACCCTCCTCAGTTTTCCTTCCACCTCTTCTAGACACTTCACCCTACACCAACACAGCTAACTTCACCGACCGTCACAATGGTTCCTATGACAGCATCACCAAAAAGGAGCACGTGTCCTGTTTCTCCACAATAGCTGCAGCAACAACTGCTGTTGTCTCCCCCAACAACTTCAACAATGCAGGCTTTGACCTTTCACCTTCTCAGCCTCTTGCAACCGACCCTTTTGCCAGGTTTCAGAGGAACGTTGATTTTTCTGCTTTTCCAAGTTTGAGGTCACTACAAGACAACCTTCAGTTCCCTTTCGTCTTTTCCACGGCTGCACCGCCCTTCTCCGGCGGCGGTTCCGGCGACTTTCTCAGTTGGCCGGTGCCGGAGGAGCAGAGGCTGATAGATGGTGTTTCCAACATGCCACTGGGAGTGTCGGAGCTTGATTGCATGTGGAGCTACTAA